Genomic window (Gelria sp. Kuro-4):
CCGCGTGCTCATTACCGCCCTGGCGGCAACCGGTAAGCGTACGGAGGCCCTGCGCCGGTATAAGGCCTGCCAGCAGATGCTGGAGCAGGAGTTTGGCCTGCTGCCGGCGCCGGAGACGCGCCGGCTCTACGAAAGACTGGTTTCCGGTGATTTAGTCTAGTGCGGTCGCAAGGGAGCAGGGGGCGAACCAGCTTGCCCCGGCTGTTGGCCGGGGCTTTTCTGGGCCTGCAGCAGAGAGTGGAAGAGCTCAAGGCCCAAGCCTGCGGCGCACTGCTCATGCCTGGCGCTGGTAGTTGGGCCGGGCGTCAACTTTGCGGCCCGGGAGCTACTCATCCGGTGCCTGCGGGCCAGAGGACGGCTCCTCTTTCCCGCCGGCGTTGCCGGAGCCTGCGCCGGGCTCACCCTCCAATTTGGCGGCAGGGGCGGGGAGGGCGGCCCGCACAAACAGGGTTCGCAAGTAGCCGAAGGCGAGGGCGCCCATGAGCAGCAGGCCGGCGAAGCCGGCGGCCGGGTAAAGGGTGCCGACGATGGTGGAAAAGCCGAAGCGGGCCAGGATAAAGGCGGCGGCGCTTGCCAGAACGGCCAGCCAGCGGTAGGCCCGGCTGTCTGGTTCGGTAAGGCGCGAGGTGAAGCCGTACAGGCTGGCTACCGCCGTAGTATACACCTCTGCAAAGAGCACCACGCTGTAGAAGCTGCGGATGTAAGGCGAGATGAGCCCGGCCACGGCGATCATGGGTACCTCCAGGCCGGCCACCTGCGGTGCCACCGTGAGGATGGCGGCGGCGATGGCCAGCACCCCTGCTCCCAGGCCCAGCCCGCCCCAAACGGCGCCCCGGCGCAGTGCCACCGCCCCGCTTAAGGCTCCGAGCGGCGCGAGCACCGCCACAGACAGGATCAGGTTGTAGGAGGTGTAAAGCAGCGCGGCCAGGGGCCAGTACGGCACGGCGGTCTTGGCCGGGTCAATCCAGGCCAGGTTGGCGGCCAGCCCCTGGGGCTGCGCCAGGATGGTAATAAGGCTCAGGCCGAGCACTGAGGCGAGAAGGACGGGGGCCACAAGGCTGATGGAGTCGATCACCCGGGAGATGCCCAGAAGCACCGTGGCCAGCGTGAGGCCGAGGAGCAGCAGGCCGCCTGCCAGGGCCGGCAGGCGGAACTGCTCGGTGAAGATGGCCCCGGAGCCGGCGGCCATGGTGACCAGGGCGCCGAAGAGGAAAAAGGTGATGATGAGGTCCATGGTTGTGCCGGCCCAGCGCCCGCCTGCCGCCTGGATCACCGGCAGGTGGGACTTGGCCTGGACCTTATGCCCCAGCTCCATGATGGCGAGACCGAAAAAGATAAAGAGGCCGGTTGCTAAGGCGGTGCCCAAGAGCCCCCACCCGCCGAAGGCGGAGAAAAACTGCAACACCTCCTGCCCGGAGGCGAACCCTGCCCCGACTACCGTTCCCACGTAGGTTAGAGCGATGGTGAAAGGTGAGAGCTTCTTCGCCATGCTCCGGCTCCTTTGCGGTGTGATCGAGGTTAGTATGGCCGCTTACGGGTACCGGCAAACAGGAACGAAAAGGCCCCGGTGCCGCCGGAGCCTCAAACGTTCAGCGCCTTAGAGCTGGAACGTGATGTCTTCTGTTACGCCACCGCCCGCGAAGGTGGTGCGCCCCGGCGTGGTGCGCGCCACCACCTGCCCGCGGTGCAGCACCAGAAGGGCCGTGGCCTCGAGGCGCAGGGCCGTAACTTCGTCGGGAGCGGCCCAGAGAACCAGGTCAGCCGGCCGCCCGGGGGCGAGGCCGTAGTCCGCGCCCAGGGCCAGGGTGCGGGCCGCCCGTTCGCTCACCATGGCAAAGGCCTCATAAAGTTCCTGCCGCCCGCTCAGCTGGCAGGCGTGCACCCCCATGTGCGCCACCTGGAGCAGGCTGCCCCTGCCCAGCGGGTACCAGGGGTCCAGGATGTCGTCGTGGCCGAAGCTCACGTTCACCCCCGCCGCCAGGAGTTCTTTAACCTGGGTGAGCCCGCGGCGCTTGGGATAAGCGTCGAAACGCCCCTGCAGGTTCAGGTTCACCAGCGGGTTGGCCACGATGTTCAGCCCGGCGCGGCGCAGAAAGCCGGTGAGTTTGTAGGAGTAGGCGCCGTTATAAGAACCCATGGCTGTGGTGTGGCTGGCGGTCACGCGTGGCCCCAGGCCGCTGCGGATGGCCTGCGCGGCTACCGACTCCAGGAAACGCGACTGTTCGTCGTCGATTTCATCGCAGTGAATGTCCACCTTGCGGTCGTATTTCTCCGCCAGGCGGAAGATGATCTCGATGGACGCCACCCCGTCTTCGCGCGTCAATTCGTAGTGCGGGATGCCGCCTACGCAGTCCGCCCCCAGCCGCAGGGCCTCCTCCAGCAGGTCCCGGCCGCCTTCGTAGGCCAGAACGCCCTCCTGGGGAAAGGCGACGATTTGCAGCTCAACCCAGGGCGCCACCTCTTCTTTCAACTCCAGGAGCGCCTGCAGGGCGGTAAGCTTCGGGTCACAGACGTCCACGTGGGTGCGTACGAACCCCACCCCCTGGCCAACCTCCCACTGGAGGGCGGTACGGGCCCGCTCTTTGACGTCGGCGCGGGTGAGGTCTTTTTTGCGCTCACTCCAAACGGCGATTCCCTCGAACAGGGTGCCGCTTGCGTTGTAACGGGGCTCGCCTGCGGTGAGCGCGGTGTCCAGGTGGACGTGGGAGTCGATGAGGGGCGGGGTGAGGAGGTTCCCCCGGGCGTCGACCACCTCCGCCCCTGCCTCCGCTGCCTTAAGCGTACCGGCGAGTTCTACCCGGGCGATGCGTTCCCCGCTGATCCGGACGTCCACGCGGGCGCCGGAGCCGGCCAGGCGCGCGTTTTTAATGAGTAGATCGGCCATGTCGCTTCGCCTCCGCTTAAGCCGATTCGTGCCCGGCAGTGTGGCCGGCCGGCCGGACACAGCCGCGCCCGGCCAGGGGGGCCAGGAAGGTATGCAGGAGCGCGGCCCCAAGGATGCCGGCCAGCGGCGGCAGCCAGGGCACCAGGCGGGCCAGCGCCACACCGCCGGCCCAGGCGGCCAGGGCGGTCCAGTTAACGTCGGGCAGGTCGACATCGCTGAGCGCGGGATACTTCCCGCCGTGTACCAGGTAGTAATCGGCCAGGATGACGCCGCCGATGGGCGGCAGGATGGAGCCCAGGAGCACCAGCCAGCTGACGAAGTTGTTATTCAGCCAGAGGGAGAAGAGCGTTCCCAGGACGCCGCTTACCAGCACAATCTTCTTCTTGGGAAACCCGGTGATGCTGGAGAGCCCCAGTCCCGAGGCGTAGAGGGCGTTGTCGTTGGTGGTCCAGATATTGAGGCCGAGAAGGAGCACCGCCGGCCCCAGGAGGCCTTGGAGCATGAGGACCTCGGAGATGTCGGCCTTACCCGTTACGGCCGCTCCTGCCGCCCCGAAGAAGAACATGAGGGAGTTGCCGATGAGGAAGGCGATAATGGTGGCCGCTACGCCGGTGCGGCGCGTGCGGGCGTAGCGCACGAAGTCCGGCGTGAGCGTGCCGCCGCTGGCGAAGGAGCCCACCACCATGGTGAGTGCAGCGGCCACGCTGAGAGCGTTCTGCGGGGCGAGTCCCGCCAGCGCTCCGATTCCGCCCGCCGCCTCGACGGCGCGGCTCACCGAAAAGCTTCCCAGGAGGGCGATGGCCGGCACGGCGATAAAGCTCAAGATTTCCATGGCCTTGTAGCCGACGTAAGCGGTGGAGGTCATGAGCGCCCCGGCCAGCGCCAGGAGAAGGTACAGGTTCCAGCCGGTAGCCTTATAGATGGGCAGGGCGAACATGGCCACGCCGACACCGAACCAGCCTATCTGGGTAGCCGCCAGGAGGAAGGAAGCCAGGGCTGAACCCCTACGGCCGAAGGCGTAGCGCGCCAAGAGGTGGGTGGAGAGGTTGGTACCGGCCGCAACGTCACCCAGAAGGCCGGTATAGAGGCCGAGGATGAGGTTGCCGCCCAGCACCACCAGCACCAGATCAGGCCAGAGCCGGAAGCTGGTGCCCAGCGTGCCCCCGGCCCACATGCTGGCGGAGAAGAAGGTGAAGCCGAGCATCACCGCCAGGACCGACCAAAAGCCGCGCTTCTTTTCCGCTGGAACGGGGGCGAGGGCGAAGTCTTCGTCCCGGACACAGTTTGACTTTGGCATGCCAAGACCTCCCTGAAGAGCCTGCTGCCGGCCCGGGGCCATACAAAAAACGCCCCCTGCCCGTGACGGCAAGGGGCGTTTTGGCCCGCTCTACGGGAACCTTGCCAGTCTCGCCGGACTCGCTTAAAGGCCCTTGATTTTGTCTGATTATACCACAGCGTGCCGGCGAGCACAAGGGGGCAAGACCGCCCCCTAACTTTTTACGACGTCGTCCGCGCGTTCGCGGCCGCTGCCCTTGGGAGAAAAGGTCTTGCAGCAGGTTTCCATGCAATTTTCGGTTGGAGTGGGGCCCACGGCGGATGCCATGGGGGCGTCGATGCGGTCGGGCGCCTTGTCGGCAAAACTGTCGGCTGTGACCATGATCATGTTCGCATCGCAGCGATTGCCGCTTTTCCAGTAGTGGCAGCTGTTGACGCTGCACATAATTTGTTGGTTTTGCGCCATCTGTATCACCTCCTGCCCTATGATTCCCAAGAAGGGAGTCTGATTATGCGTCTTTTCCCAGCAGGGCGGGCGGCAGGAAAAGCGGCTTTTGTGCCTAATAAGTACTTAGGTACTCAGGGATGCCACTCTTCACTGTCGACTTTGCGCTCATTCGGGTCCAGGGCCCGTTCGATCTCTTCGAAGCCGGCGGCGACGGTGCTGAAGGGCTGCGGCGGGGCCGTCCGGCCTTTTTTGCGGCCGTTTTTTCTCGGCATTGACACTCCCTCCTCGTGGTTTAGTTTGCCCGCCCCGGCGGGAGTGATGCGGGAAAGGGGAACCAGGGTATGGATGTAAACGCAATCCTGAGGGCGATTACGACCCATGACAGCTACGCCGGCCAGATAACCTACCGCCGGCACCTGCCGGAGCGCCCGGCGGCCTACGCCGAGCCGGCGGCGCCGCTGCCGGAGGAGCTCCAGGCCCGCCTGGAGCGCGCCGGGGTAAGGCGTCTCTATACCCACCAGGCGGCGGCGCTGGATGCCGCCCGGCGGGGAGAGAACATCGTGGTGGTAACGCCCACGGCCTCGGGCAAGACGCTCTGCTACAACCTGCCGGTCTTGACAGAGCTTGTGGCCGACCCGAGCGCCCGTGCCCTCTACATCTTTCCCACCAAGGCCCTCACCCAGGACCAACTGGAGGGGGTGCAGCGCTTCGGCCTTGTCCCGGCCGCCGTCTACGACGGCGACACACCCGATACGGTGAAGGGCGACATCCGGCGCACGGCCCGCGTTGTGCTCACCAACCCGGACATGCTGCACCTGGGGATTCTCCCTAACCACCTCAAGTGGCACGACTTTTTTGCCCACCTCAAGTTTGTGGTCGTCGACGAGATCCACGCCTACCGGGGCGTGTTCGGCACGCAGGTGGCCCACATCCTGCGGCGGCTGCGGCGCCTGGCGGCGCACCACGGCGCCGGCCCGCAGTTCATCCTTACCTCCGCCACCATCGCCAACCCGGCGGAGCACGCCCAGCACCTCACCGGGCTGCCGGTGACGCTCATCGCAGGAAGCGGTGCCCCCCAGGGCGCGCGGGACTTCCTCTTTTGGCGCGTACCCCAGCACACCACCTACCTGCGCGAGGCGGTGTGGCTTTTGGAGGTGCTCCTGGCGGAACGGGCGCGCACCATTGCCTTTGCCCGTGCCCGCCAGGTGGTGGAGCGCATCCTGCGCCAGGTGCGCCAGGAGCTCACGGCTCCCTTGGCCGGCCGGCTGGTGGGCTACCGGGGCGGATACCTGGCGGTAGAGCGGCGCGAGATTGAACACGAGCTTTTTTCCGGGCGGCTCTTAGGCGTGGTGACCACTAACGCGCTGGAACTCGGCATCGACGTGGGGGAGATGGAGGTCTGCCTTATCGCCGGCTACCCGGGGACCATCGCCTCCACCTGGCAGCAGGCAGGGCGGGTGGGCCGGCGCGAGCGCGACTCGCTGGTAATCTTTATCGCCGTGGCAAACCCCCTGGACCAGTACTTCCTACGCCACCCCGAGGCGTTTTTTGACAAGCCCACCGAGAGTGCCCTGATCGACGCGGCCAACCCATACCTGCTCTTGGGGCAGGCCCGCTGCGCCGCCCAGGAGCTGCCGCTGGCGCCGGCGGATCTCGCGCTCTGGGATCCGGTGCTGGTGGATCTGCTCACCCTCCTGGAGGAGGACGGCCAGGTGACGCGCGCCGACGGCCGCTGGTTTTACACCGGCCAGGATTACCCGGCGGAGAAGGTGAACCTGCGCACCACCGGGAGGACTTTCCAGCTGCGCGACCGGGGAGAGAAGAACCGCCTGGTGGGTACCATGGACGGGCATACTGCCTTCTCCGAGGCCCACCCGGGGGCCGTCTACCTGCACCAGGGCGAAACCTACCGGGTGGAGGAGCTGGACATTCCCGGCGAGACGGCCTACCTGCGCCGGGTGGATGTGGACTACTACACCATGGTGGGGCGGGAGAAGAGCACGGAGATCCTCGAGACCCTGGCCGAAAAAGAACTCTACGGCCACCATTTTGCCGTGGGCCGGCTCAGGGTGCGCACGCGCGTCACCGGGTACATTAAAAAGCACGAACTCACCGGCCAGGTGCTGGGCGGGGAAAGCCTGTCTCTGCCCGAGGAGGTGCTGGAAACGGTGGGGATGTGGTTTTCACCGAGCGCAGAGCTGGCAGCCAAGGTCCAGGCGGCGGGGCTCGACTTCATGGGCGGGTTGCACGCCGTGGAGCATGCGGCCATTGCGCTGCTGCCCCTCTTTGCCATGTGCGACCGCAGCGACGTCGGCGGCCTCTCCACCACCATCCATGCCCAAACGGGGGAGCCGACGGTGTTTATCCACGATGCTTACGAGGGCGGGGTGGGCTTCGCGGAAAAAGGCTACGAAAAGGCGGAAGAACTGCTGGCGGCCACCCTGGAGGCGGTGGCCACCTGCCCTTGTGAAAACGGTTGCCCGAGCTGCATCCACTCGCCCAAGTGCTCGAACTTCAACCGCCCGCTGGACAAGGAGGCGGCCATCCTGATCCTGCACGGGCTCCTGGGCCAAGAGTACCAGCCGGCGGCCCCTACGGGCGTCAAGGCCCTGGAGCGGGCCAACCTGGCCCGCTTAGTAGGGCGGTTGAAGGGGGCGACGGCATGAGCCTGTTTGAGCGCCTGGCCCGGCTGCGGGCGGAGCGGGCGGCGGCAGGGGAAGCGGAAGCGGCCGGCGGCGCAGCGCCGGCGACCTGCCTGGAGCCGGCCGGGCTTAAACCGCGGGCGGCAGGCCTGGCGGGGCCACAAGAGGAGGACTCCTCCTCCCGGCCGCCGGTGCCGGCGGCGCGCTTCGGCGGCTGCGAGATCAAAACCGCCTGCGGCACCTTCTGCTGCCGTGCCCGCCCGTTGGCCGCGCGGCCGTCAGCCCTCCTGGCGCAGCCGGAACGCATCCTGGCCAAC
Coding sequences:
- the codB gene encoding cytosine permease, translated to MPKSNCVRDEDFALAPVPAEKKRGFWSVLAVMLGFTFFSASMWAGGTLGTSFRLWPDLVLVVLGGNLILGLYTGLLGDVAAGTNLSTHLLARYAFGRRGSALASFLLAATQIGWFGVGVAMFALPIYKATGWNLYLLLALAGALMTSTAYVGYKAMEILSFIAVPAIALLGSFSVSRAVEAAGGIGALAGLAPQNALSVAAALTMVVGSFASGGTLTPDFVRYARTRRTGVAATIIAFLIGNSLMFFFGAAGAAVTGKADISEVLMLQGLLGPAVLLLGLNIWTTNDNALYASGLGLSSITGFPKKKIVLVSGVLGTLFSLWLNNNFVSWLVLLGSILPPIGGVILADYYLVHGGKYPALSDVDLPDVNWTALAAWAGGVALARLVPWLPPLAGILGAALLHTFLAPLAGRGCVRPAGHTAGHESA
- the codA gene encoding cytosine deaminase codes for the protein MADLLIKNARLAGSGARVDVRISGERIARVELAGTLKAAEAGAEVVDARGNLLTPPLIDSHVHLDTALTAGEPRYNASGTLFEGIAVWSERKKDLTRADVKERARTALQWEVGQGVGFVRTHVDVCDPKLTALQALLELKEEVAPWVELQIVAFPQEGVLAYEGGRDLLEEALRLGADCVGGIPHYELTREDGVASIEIIFRLAEKYDRKVDIHCDEIDDEQSRFLESVAAQAIRSGLGPRVTASHTTAMGSYNGAYSYKLTGFLRRAGLNIVANPLVNLNLQGRFDAYPKRRGLTQVKELLAAGVNVSFGHDDILDPWYPLGRGSLLQVAHMGVHACQLSGRQELYEAFAMVSERAARTLALGADYGLAPGRPADLVLWAAPDEVTALRLEATALLVLHRGQVVARTTPGRTTFAGGGVTEDITFQL
- a CDS encoding DUF1540 domain-containing protein, with protein sequence MAQNQQIMCSVNSCHYWKSGNRCDANMIMVTADSFADKAPDRIDAPMASAVGPTPTENCMETCCKTFSPKGSGRERADDVVKS
- a CDS encoding DEAD/DEAH box helicase, coding for MDVNAILRAITTHDSYAGQITYRRHLPERPAAYAEPAAPLPEELQARLERAGVRRLYTHQAAALDAARRGENIVVVTPTASGKTLCYNLPVLTELVADPSARALYIFPTKALTQDQLEGVQRFGLVPAAVYDGDTPDTVKGDIRRTARVVLTNPDMLHLGILPNHLKWHDFFAHLKFVVVDEIHAYRGVFGTQVAHILRRLRRLAAHHGAGPQFILTSATIANPAEHAQHLTGLPVTLIAGSGAPQGARDFLFWRVPQHTTYLREAVWLLEVLLAERARTIAFARARQVVERILRQVRQELTAPLAGRLVGYRGGYLAVERREIEHELFSGRLLGVVTTNALELGIDVGEMEVCLIAGYPGTIASTWQQAGRVGRRERDSLVIFIAVANPLDQYFLRHPEAFFDKPTESALIDAANPYLLLGQARCAAQELPLAPADLALWDPVLVDLLTLLEEDGQVTRADGRWFYTGQDYPAEKVNLRTTGRTFQLRDRGEKNRLVGTMDGHTAFSEAHPGAVYLHQGETYRVEELDIPGETAYLRRVDVDYYTMVGREKSTEILETLAEKELYGHHFAVGRLRVRTRVTGYIKKHELTGQVLGGESLSLPEEVLETVGMWFSPSAELAAKVQAAGLDFMGGLHAVEHAAIALLPLFAMCDRSDVGGLSTTIHAQTGEPTVFIHDAYEGGVGFAEKGYEKAEELLAATLEAVATCPCENGCPSCIHSPKCSNFNRPLDKEAAILILHGLLGQEYQPAAPTGVKALERANLARLVGRLKGATA